One window of Rasiella rasia genomic DNA carries:
- a CDS encoding NADP-dependent isocitrate dehydrogenase codes for MTKTAKIIYTKTDEAPFLATHSLLPIIKAFTGPSNIDIETRDISLAGRILATMSDYITEDQRVPDALAELGELAKTPEANIIKLPNISASVPQLVAAISELQSKGFAIPDYPENPTNNDEQKIKAAYDKVKGSAVNPVLREGNSDRRAPKAVKNYAKKNPHRMGAWSATSKSHVATMSAGDFRHNEQSVTVQNQGSVSIVLKATDGSQTILKENISLLSGEIIDASVLEKKALLAFLTEQIKDAKDQGLLFSLHMKATMMKVSDPIIFGHAVRVFFKDVFDKHSAVFSEIGVDVNNGFGDLLNDLVKLPEAKRNEIMADINVAMQDNPDLAMVNSDKGITNLHVPSDVIIDASMPAMIRTSGQMWNAQGEQQDTKAVIPDSSYAAVYQATIDFCKKHGAFDPTTMGTVPNVGLMAQKAEEYGSHDKTFEIKNAGVVEVVDNAGNVLMTHNVNEGDIWRMCQVKDLPIQDWVKLAVSRARATGWPAIFWLDQERAHDAELIKKVNTYLPNHDTSGLEIKILSPEKATSYTLERVRKGENTISVTGNVLRDYLTDLFPILELGTSAKMLSIVPLMNGGGLFETGAGGSAPKHVQQFVEEGHLRWDSLGEFLAIAVSLEHLGTTYNNDKAISLSETLDEATEKLLENKKGPSRKVNELDNRGSHFYLALYWAQALANQDKDEVLKERFTPIATQLAENETIILSELNEAQGSPVNIEGYYKPNEALVNSEMRASTTLNNILAGIV; via the coding sequence ATGACTAAAACAGCTAAAATTATTTATACCAAAACTGATGAAGCTCCATTCTTAGCAACACATTCCCTATTGCCTATCATTAAAGCATTTACAGGACCTTCAAATATCGATATTGAGACTAGAGACATCTCTTTAGCGGGTAGAATTTTAGCAACCATGTCAGATTACATTACCGAAGACCAACGCGTTCCAGATGCCTTGGCAGAACTTGGAGAACTTGCTAAAACTCCCGAAGCAAATATTATAAAGCTTCCTAATATTAGCGCTTCTGTACCTCAATTGGTAGCCGCTATCTCAGAACTACAATCAAAAGGCTTTGCCATACCAGACTACCCAGAGAATCCAACAAATAACGATGAGCAAAAAATTAAGGCAGCCTACGACAAAGTAAAAGGTAGTGCTGTAAACCCAGTGCTTAGAGAAGGTAATAGCGACCGTCGTGCACCAAAAGCTGTAAAGAACTACGCGAAGAAAAATCCTCACCGCATGGGTGCCTGGAGCGCCACAAGTAAAAGTCATGTTGCCACAATGAGTGCAGGCGATTTTCGCCACAATGAGCAGTCTGTAACCGTACAAAACCAAGGGAGTGTATCTATTGTTTTAAAAGCAACAGACGGTTCACAAACTATATTAAAAGAAAACATCTCGTTGTTAAGTGGTGAAATTATAGACGCCAGTGTTCTAGAAAAGAAAGCGTTACTTGCTTTTTTAACAGAACAAATAAAAGATGCTAAAGATCAAGGTCTACTTTTTTCATTACACATGAAAGCGACCATGATGAAAGTAAGTGACCCAATTATTTTTGGACACGCTGTTCGTGTGTTCTTTAAAGATGTTTTTGATAAACACAGCGCTGTTTTTTCTGAAATTGGAGTTGATGTGAACAACGGTTTTGGAGATCTCCTAAATGATCTTGTTAAACTGCCAGAAGCAAAACGTAACGAAATCATGGCAGATATCAATGTAGCAATGCAGGATAATCCGGATTTAGCAATGGTAAATAGCGACAAAGGTATTACAAACCTGCATGTACCAAGTGATGTCATTATAGATGCTTCTATGCCAGCAATGATTAGAACGTCTGGACAAATGTGGAATGCGCAAGGAGAGCAGCAAGACACCAAAGCCGTAATTCCAGATAGTAGTTATGCTGCCGTATACCAAGCAACAATTGATTTTTGTAAAAAGCATGGCGCCTTTGATCCAACAACTATGGGTACCGTACCTAATGTGGGACTTATGGCACAAAAAGCCGAAGAATACGGATCTCATGATAAGACATTTGAAATAAAAAATGCGGGAGTTGTTGAAGTTGTTGACAACGCTGGTAACGTTCTCATGACACACAACGTGAATGAAGGTGATATTTGGCGTATGTGCCAGGTTAAAGATTTACCTATTCAAGATTGGGTGAAATTGGCAGTAAGTCGTGCGAGAGCTACCGGTTGGCCGGCAATATTTTGGTTAGACCAAGAACGAGCACACGATGCTGAATTAATTAAAAAAGTAAACACATACCTCCCAAATCATGATACGAGCGGATTAGAAATAAAAATTCTATCTCCAGAAAAAGCCACCTCTTATACGCTAGAACGAGTTCGCAAAGGAGAAAATACTATTTCTGTAACAGGTAACGTCTTGCGAGATTACCTTACTGACCTCTTTCCAATTCTAGAATTAGGAACCAGTGCAAAAATGTTATCTATTGTTCCATTAATGAATGGTGGCGGTCTTTTTGAAACTGGTGCCGGAGGCTCTGCCCCAAAACATGTGCAACAATTTGTAGAAGAAGGTCACCTACGCTGGGATTCGCTTGGCGAATTCTTAGCCATCGCGGTGTCGCTAGAACATTTAGGAACAACGTATAATAATGACAAAGCAATTTCACTTTCAGAAACATTAGACGAGGCTACTGAAAAGTTATTAGAAAACAAAAAAGGCCCTTCAAGAAAAGTAAACGAGTTAGATAATAGAGGTAGCCATTTTTACCTAGCACTTTATTGGGCACAGGCTCTTGCAAACCAAGATAAGGATGAAGTTTTAAAAGAAAGATTTACTCCTATTGCAACCCAATTGGCAGAAAATGAAACTATCATATTAAGCGAGTTAAATGAAGCCCAAGGAAGCCCTGTAAACATCGAAGGCTATTATAAGCCAAATGAGGCACTTGTAAATAGTGAAATGCGTGCGAGTACTACGCTAAATAATATTCTTGCAGGAATTGTTTAA
- the rplS gene encoding 50S ribosomal protein L19, whose amino-acid sequence MEALIKFVQDEFVTKKEFPKFGAGDTITVYYEIREGEKTRTQFFRGVVIQLRGTGTTQTFTIRKMSGTVGVERIFPMNLPALQKIEINKKGSVRRKRIYYFRGLTGKKARIREKRQ is encoded by the coding sequence ATGGAAGCGTTAATAAAATTTGTACAAGACGAATTCGTAACGAAAAAAGAATTTCCAAAATTTGGAGCTGGAGACACAATTACTGTGTACTACGAAATCCGTGAAGGAGAAAAAACAAGAACACAGTTTTTTAGAGGTGTTGTTATTCAATTAAGAGGAACAGGAACAACTCAAACCTTTACTATTAGAAAAATGTCAGGAACTGTTGGTGTAGAGCGTATCTTCCCAATGAACTTACCTGCATTACAAAAAATTGAGATAAACAAAAAAGGTAGCGTTCGTAGAAAGCGTATCTACTACTTTAGAGGTCTTACAGGTAAAAAAGCTAGAATCCGCGAAAAGCGTCAATAA